One Pseudomonas entomophila genomic window carries:
- a CDS encoding ANTAR domain-containing response regulator, which produces MLRILLIDDTEKKVGRLKAALSEAGFEVIEAGGLTIDLPGCVETVRPDVVLIDTESPGRDVLEQMVLVSRDHPRPIVLFTDEHDPGVMRQAIQAGVSAYIIEGIHAARLQPILDVAMARFESDQALRAQLQARDQQLAERKRIEQAKGLLMKMKDCNEEQAYTLMRRQAMSRQQKLIQVAEQIIALSEMLG; this is translated from the coding sequence ATGTTGCGCATCCTGCTGATCGACGACACCGAAAAGAAGGTTGGCCGCCTCAAGGCCGCATTGAGCGAGGCGGGCTTCGAGGTGATCGAGGCCGGCGGCCTGACCATCGACCTGCCCGGCTGCGTCGAAACGGTGCGCCCGGACGTGGTGCTGATCGATACCGAGTCACCCGGCCGGGATGTACTGGAGCAGATGGTGCTGGTCAGCCGCGACCACCCACGGCCCATCGTGCTGTTCACCGACGAACACGATCCCGGGGTGATGCGCCAGGCGATCCAGGCCGGAGTCAGCGCCTATATCATCGAAGGCATCCACGCGGCACGCCTGCAGCCCATCCTCGACGTCGCCATGGCGCGTTTCGAGAGCGACCAGGCGCTGCGTGCCCAACTGCAGGCCCGCGACCAGCAGTTGGCTGAACGCAAGCGCATCGAGCAGGCCAAGGGGCTGCTGATGAAGATGAAGGACTGCAACGAGGAGCAGGCCTACACCCTGATGCGCCGCCAGGCCATGAGCCGCCAGCAGAAGCTGATCCAGGTGGCGGAACAGATCATCGCCCTGTCCGAAATGCTCGGCTGA